A DNA window from Impatiens glandulifera chromosome 7, dImpGla2.1, whole genome shotgun sequence contains the following coding sequences:
- the LOC124945575 gene encoding ubiquitin carboxyl-terminal hydrolase 24-like, with amino-acid sequence MSNSKVFLFGTFTEDETKSWVNQSSGITAKQEGKKTLSVPALNSPTVPNHVVAKQPGVIDSQSSTIAFESSKNSKAEHLKEVKDLPERPFKIPAGNGILHSSSHSISTCNGRKEPTILEGIDMDSLHITDINQGSLKIPICSEEHTMNGDVVQESNGRFNGPSITLKTGVLLASDGLNTAVRDIRPRGLINSGNLCFFNATLQALLSCSPFVQLLQGLRNHNISKVNYPTIAAFAEFIAEFDFPCGVKANQKNTLETGRPFSPTTFEGVLKKFTPDVPNSISGRPRQEDAQELLSFIMHQMHEELLKFEGQRLNLNGAKSSLVSYAEDDEWETVGPKNKSAVTRTQDLDPSELSAIFGGQLRSVVEAKGNKASATIQPFLLLHLDISHAAVHTIEDALRLFSAPEMLDEYRTSITGKDGVVTARKSLSIQTLPKIMILHLMRFSFGHNGATKLNKPVRFPIQMELGRKLLVSPSTQGRRYELVSTISHHGRESSKGHYTTDARYPDGVWLRFDDASVITVDLKKVLHGQAYILFYRQVL; translated from the exons ATGAGTAATTCTAAG GTATTTTTATTTGGAACTTTTACTGAGGACGAAACGAAATCCTGGGTAAATCAGTCATCTGGAATTACTGCAAAGCAGGAAGGGAAGAAAACTTTGTCAGTTCCTGCTTTAAATTCACCAACTGTACCAAACCATGTTGTTGCAAAACAACCAGGAGTCATTGATTCACAGAGTTCCACAATTGCTTTTGAGTCCTCGAAGAACAGTAAGGCTGAGCATCTGAAAGAAGTAAAAGATCTCCCTGAAAGACCATTCAAAATCCCAGCTGGCAATGGGATTCTTCATAGCTCATCTCATTCGATTTCCACTTGTAATGGTAGAAAGGAGCCCACAATCTTGGAAGGGATTGATATGGATTCTCTTCATATAACTGATATTAACCAAGGTTCCCTGAAAATCCCAATTTGCTCTGAAGAGCATACCATGAATGGTGACGTTGTGCAAGAATCAAATGGAAGATTTAATGGACCATCAATTACTCTCAAAACCGGGGTTTTATTGGCATCTGATGGGCTTAATACAGCTGTCAGGGACATACGTCCTAGAGGTTTAATCAACTCAGGAAACCTGTGTTTTTTCAATGCAACTCTTCAAGCTTTGCTGTCTTGTTCTCCTTTTGTTCAGCTCTTACAAGGACTGAGAAACCATAACATTTCCAAG GTAAACTATCCAACAATAGCTGCATTTGCTGAGTTTATTGCGGAGTTCGACTTCCCTTGTGGCGTTAAAGCAAACCAGAAGAATACTCTTGAGACTGGTAGGCCTTTCAGCCCTACCACATTTGAAGGTGTGCTGAAAAAGTTTACACCAGATGTTCCTAATAGCATATCTGGTCGACCAAG ACAAGAAGATGCACAGGAGCTCCTCAGTTTCATAATGCACCAAATGCACGAGGAATTGCTTAAGTTTGAAGGACAAAGGTTAAACTTGAATGGAGCAAAATCCTCTCTTGTTTCTTATGCAGAGGATGATGAATGGGAAACGGTTGGACCTAAGAACAAATCTGCAGTTACGAGAACACAAGATTTAGATCCCTCAGAGCTAAGTGCGATTTTTGGGGGACAGCTACGAAGTGTTGTGGAGGCAAAAG GAAATAAAGCTTCAGCAACCATCCAACCTTTCCTCTTGTTACATCTTGATATCTCGCATGCAGCCGTTCATACTATTGAGGACGCACTTCGTTTGTTTTCTGCTCCTGAGATGCTTGATGAGTACAGGACCTCAATTACTGGAAAG GATGGAGTAGTTACTGCCAGAAAGTCCTTAAGCATACAGACGCTGCCGAAGATAATGATATTGCATTTGATGCGCTTCAGTTTTGGACATAATGGAGCTACAAAGCTAAATAAACCCGTTCGATTCCCCATTCAAATGGAGTTGGGCCGCAAGTTACTTGTTTCTCCGTCAACCCAG GGTCGGAGATATGAACTTGTTTCAACAATAAGTCACCACGGAAGAGAATCCTCGAAGGGGCATTACACAACGGATGCTCGTTACCCAGATGGGGTGTGGTTACGGTTTGATGATGCTTCTGTTATTACAGTTGACTTGAAAAAGGTCCTTCATGGCCAAGCTTATATCCTTTTCTACAGACAAGTGTTGTAA